A single Altererythrobacter sp. BO-6 DNA region contains:
- a CDS encoding sugar MFS transporter, producing the protein MALAPDISSSTDPYPVEEHGTPIDAPGLNYFVFGLFFIFGGITSLNDVIIPKLKELFTLSWTEAMLVQFCFFAAYAIIGIPGAKLVKKLGYMRGAVAGLCTMIAGCLLFIPASQLVTYPLFLGAFFILASGVVIVQVVANPLISLLGPPQTAHSRLTFAQAFNSLGTTIFPIVGAAVILGSLANVTADQLTGAELQAYRAAESEAIWQGYLGVAVLIALVAAAVWMFRDRLKGEKHEASKGLAGLDLLKRSRFGFGALCIFLYVGGEVAIGSVIINYLSEERVLGQPESVIGWMIGLYWGGAMVGRFIGSYFLRIISPGKILAFNAMGAILLILVSTNTSGQIAAYSLLAVGLMNSIMFPTIFSLACEKLGPRAADGSGIINVAICGGAIVPLLYGVVADATGGNLALAMVIPVICYAIIAGFGIFARRPA; encoded by the coding sequence ATGGCACTGGCACCCGACATTTCGTCGAGCACTGATCCGTATCCGGTCGAAGAGCACGGCACGCCGATCGACGCACCGGGCCTGAACTATTTCGTGTTCGGCCTGTTCTTCATCTTCGGCGGGATCACCTCGCTCAACGACGTGATCATCCCCAAGCTGAAAGAGCTGTTCACGCTGAGCTGGACGGAAGCGATGCTGGTGCAGTTCTGCTTCTTCGCCGCCTATGCGATCATCGGCATTCCCGGCGCCAAGCTGGTCAAGAAGCTGGGCTATATGCGCGGTGCGGTGGCGGGGCTCTGCACCATGATCGCAGGCTGCCTGCTGTTCATCCCGGCGAGCCAGTTGGTCACCTATCCGCTGTTCCTGGGCGCCTTCTTCATTCTCGCCAGCGGCGTGGTGATCGTGCAGGTGGTGGCCAACCCGCTGATCAGCCTGCTTGGCCCGCCCCAGACGGCCCATAGCCGCCTCACTTTCGCGCAGGCATTCAATTCGCTGGGTACAACGATCTTCCCGATTGTCGGGGCAGCGGTGATCCTTGGCAGCCTCGCCAATGTCACCGCCGACCAACTCACCGGCGCAGAGTTGCAGGCCTATCGCGCCGCTGAAAGCGAGGCAATCTGGCAAGGTTATCTCGGCGTTGCCGTGTTGATCGCCTTGGTGGCGGCAGCGGTGTGGATGTTCCGTGACCGGCTCAAGGGCGAAAAGCACGAAGCGTCGAAAGGGCTGGCCGGGCTCGACCTGCTGAAGCGCAGCCGCTTTGGCTTCGGGGCCTTGTGCATCTTCCTTTATGTTGGCGGTGAAGTCGCCATCGGATCGGTCATCATCAACTACCTGTCGGAAGAGCGCGTCCTGGGCCAGCCCGAGAGCGTGATCGGCTGGATGATCGGTCTTTATTGGGGCGGCGCCATGGTCGGTCGCTTTATCGGATCGTATTTCCTGCGCATCATCTCGCCCGGCAAGATCCTCGCTTTCAACGCCATGGGCGCAATCCTGCTGATCCTGGTCTCGACCAACACTTCGGGCCAAATTGCAGCCTATTCGCTGCTGGCCGTTGGCCTGATGAACTCCATCATGTTCCCTACCATCTTCTCGCTGGCATGCGAGAAGCTCGGGCCGCGTGCGGCGGACGGGTCAGGCATCATCAACGTCGCGATCTGCGGCGGGGCGATCGTGCCCCTGCTTTATGGTGTCGTTGCCGACGCAACCGGCGGGAATCTTGCGCTGGCCATGGTTATTCCGGTAATTTGCTACGCCATCATCGCAGGCTTCGGGATCTTCGCGCGCCGACCCGCATAA
- a CDS encoding tryptophan halogenase family protein, translating into MAIENIIIVGGGTAGWMAAAALSRLKAGRPVSITLIESEQIGTVGVGEATIPPFVEFNELLGIDEREMLAASQGSFKLGIQFSNWGKLGDSYIHPFGAYGYNMGGVTFHHVWHRFRQAGDKRPIQAFNVETMAAYFGKFARSQDFGRDDLPPVNYAYHLDAGRYAAFLRKYAEQRGVVRREGRIDDVRLDPETGFVTSVQVSDGEVISGDLFIDCSGFRGLLIEQALETGYEDWTHWLPCNRAVALPCNRDDGSPPPPFTRAAAHSAGWQWQVPLQHRNGNGHVYCDAFMTADEAHDILVANIAGKPTADPNHLRFVTGRRKKFWNKNVVAIGLAAGFMEPLESTSIHLINTGVNKLISLLSLDGITPAQEEAFNRLTVKEYARIRDFLILHYNATSRDDSEFWNYCRTMSVPDTLTEKIELFKLNGQIFREEDELFTETSWAAVMMGQGIPMHGHNAMADTLDLAATRQELDEMEKSIRFAVQHMPAHIDYLKRYCPAPALA; encoded by the coding sequence ATGGCGATCGAGAATATCATCATCGTAGGCGGAGGCACCGCTGGGTGGATGGCCGCCGCGGCTCTTTCGCGCCTCAAGGCCGGCCGACCCGTGTCGATCACCCTGATCGAATCCGAACAGATCGGCACCGTCGGCGTGGGCGAGGCAACCATCCCTCCCTTTGTCGAATTCAACGAGTTGCTGGGGATCGACGAGCGCGAGATGCTGGCTGCGTCGCAAGGCAGCTTCAAGCTGGGCATCCAGTTTTCGAACTGGGGCAAACTGGGCGACAGCTATATCCACCCCTTCGGCGCCTATGGCTACAATATGGGCGGCGTAACCTTCCACCACGTGTGGCACCGATTCCGCCAGGCCGGTGACAAGCGCCCGATCCAGGCCTTCAATGTCGAAACCATGGCGGCCTATTTCGGGAAGTTCGCGCGTTCACAGGATTTCGGCCGCGACGATCTGCCGCCGGTCAATTACGCCTACCATCTCGACGCGGGCCGCTATGCCGCCTTCTTGCGTAAATACGCCGAACAGCGCGGCGTGGTGCGGCGCGAGGGACGGATCGACGATGTAAGGCTCGATCCCGAGACAGGGTTTGTCACGTCGGTCCAGGTTTCGGATGGCGAAGTCATATCCGGCGACCTGTTCATCGATTGCTCGGGTTTTCGCGGCCTGCTGATCGAACAGGCGCTGGAAACCGGATACGAAGACTGGACCCATTGGCTGCCCTGCAACCGCGCGGTCGCCCTGCCCTGCAACCGCGACGATGGCAGCCCGCCGCCTCCGTTCACCCGTGCCGCTGCGCACAGCGCCGGATGGCAGTGGCAGGTGCCGCTGCAGCACCGCAACGGCAATGGCCACGTCTATTGCGACGCGTTCATGACGGCAGACGAGGCCCATGACATCCTGGTTGCCAATATCGCGGGCAAGCCAACTGCAGATCCCAACCATCTCCGCTTCGTCACCGGGCGGCGCAAGAAGTTCTGGAACAAGAACGTCGTCGCGATCGGTCTTGCGGCCGGCTTCATGGAGCCGCTCGAATCCACCTCGATCCATCTCATCAACACCGGCGTGAACAAGCTTATTTCGCTGCTGTCGCTCGACGGGATCACTCCGGCACAAGAAGAGGCCTTTAATCGCCTGACAGTGAAGGAGTATGCGCGCATCCGCGACTTCCTTATCCTGCATTACAACGCCACCAGCCGCGATGATTCGGAGTTCTGGAACTATTGCCGCACGATGAGTGTGCCAGACACGCTGACCGAGAAGATCGAGCTCTTCAAACTAAACGGCCAGATTTTCCGCGAGGAAGACGAGCTGTTCACGGAAACCAGCTGGGCGGCGGTGATGATGGGGCAAGGTATCCCGATGCACGGCCACAATGCGATGGCCGATACACTGGATCTCGCCGCAACCCGGCAAGAGCTCGACGAGATGGAGAAATCGATCCGCTTCGCCGTGCAGCATATGCCGGCGCACATCGACTATCTTAAGCGGTATTGCCCGGCACCGGCCTTGGCTTGA
- a CDS encoding MmcB family DNA repair protein, which yields MLEDGLVTSDSPTAQAVARGVSRLFARNDIWCLPEMPLRNGRRADLMGVDAKGQIVIVEIKVARGDLLGDAKWPDYLDYCDRFYWALPPGLDRSPLESALYHPDCCGVIVADGYDAEILRPAPLQPLNAARRKVEVERLARAALRRYAGLIDPLCAELAGAQ from the coding sequence ATGCTGGAAGATGGCCTTGTCACATCCGATTCGCCAACCGCACAAGCGGTCGCGCGCGGGGTAAGCCGGTTGTTCGCACGCAACGATATCTGGTGCCTGCCGGAAATGCCGCTGCGCAACGGGCGCCGCGCCGATCTGATGGGGGTCGATGCGAAGGGCCAGATCGTCATCGTCGAGATCAAGGTGGCGCGCGGCGACCTGCTGGGCGATGCCAAGTGGCCAGATTATCTCGATTACTGCGACCGCTTCTATTGGGCGCTGCCGCCCGGGCTCGATCGCAGCCCGCTCGAAAGCGCGCTTTACCACCCCGATTGTTGCGGGGTGATCGTTGCGGACGGCTATGATGCAGAGATCCTTCGCCCTGCCCCGCTGCAGCCGCTCAACGCCGCGCGGCGCAAGGTGGAGGTGGAGCGGCTGGCGCGGGCGGCGCTGCGCCGATATGCCGGGCTGATTGACCCGCTCTGCGCCGAACTCGCCGGGGCGCAATAA
- a CDS encoding TonB-dependent receptor, which produces MMAAPAMAQDTAPADEEVAAEDDNAIIVTGFRASLESAQNIKRDADTFVDAITAEDIGALPDRSVAEALQRVPGVNIGRFEKTTDPDRFSVEGTGVIIRGLPFVRSELNGRDIFSATGGTVLSFNDVSPELLGRVEVFKNVTADMVEGGIAGTVNLVTRKPLDNPGVHLSGTVGANYGDMAEEWSPEFSLLGSATVDTEGGSLGFQLGYAKSELVSRTDASQLTDPCYRADTLDGPCLRVRSVGSGGFGDPTGFDETNFPPAGTVISPKGAGARTTRLERDREAWSSVIQYESPNGDFQATFEWLRSDTSFETDEYAILALVNNDAWYAVPAAGSNWTFDENGVFQTGTLTQTLGDSGFSPWFGLNTELLRFGRLTESKTEDFSFDVDWNVTDRLKVNFEAQRIQSDLKQDGAIGVMATFSDIRIDATGKTPQVEFIAPAGAPSDLFSNPDYTYFWFLLDSRARNEGQLDSLRFDAEYDISDDGFFKRARFGARWSDRERVTRDTNFTNWGSLGAPWTGRNGQWGAAGGFFGGGTPGTFTGGGAYPTDFPDAAGLRNPFADGFQRGKAPTPNGIGGGWFFGGDDLIGEYLAGTTTQQGQQIATFSFPNFIPGQTWSPLATEFTDGQISDVAEKTKAAYARVDFGQDFGNGWTLEGNFGVRYVETKVFSNGDITFPAPNNFFDGVVPGQAADGVVQVNELRFSCANNPNPGSTIAYCGLSDARLAEFAAAITGNRIIDDRAIKFDHWLPSFNAKLDIGNGILIRAAVSKGISRPDLALFRAGGQIVDNTGNLLAEGTLADGPLFQISTGNRNIQATSSWNYDLSAEWYFDDVGSLTVSGFVKDIKGIVSSGVNVVEYSSGNAEVPIRVNGPSNEISGTLKGVEIAYQQTYDFLPGLLSGLGSQLTYTYVDAGDFTNPDLIGNRGTFASIQPLQGVSKHTVNATVFYEKGPLAMRAAYNWRSAFLVTPRDDIFPFSPIWLEATGQLDASIFYAVTDNIKLGVQGVNLLDEVTRTTQVVDFDGTRITRSAFRNDRRYSFIARFDF; this is translated from the coding sequence ATGATGGCCGCACCCGCCATGGCGCAGGACACTGCGCCTGCGGATGAAGAGGTTGCTGCTGAAGACGACAATGCCATCATCGTCACCGGCTTCCGCGCCTCGCTGGAAAGCGCCCAGAACATCAAGCGCGATGCCGACACTTTTGTCGACGCGATCACCGCTGAAGACATCGGCGCGTTGCCTGACCGTTCGGTTGCTGAAGCGCTGCAGCGTGTCCCGGGCGTCAACATCGGTCGCTTCGAAAAGACGACCGACCCGGACCGTTTCTCGGTCGAGGGCACCGGCGTTATCATCCGCGGCCTTCCCTTCGTTCGCTCCGAACTGAACGGTCGTGACATCTTCTCGGCCACGGGTGGCACAGTGCTGTCGTTCAACGATGTATCGCCCGAATTGCTGGGCCGGGTCGAAGTCTTCAAGAACGTTACCGCCGACATGGTCGAAGGCGGGATCGCCGGTACGGTCAACCTCGTCACGCGCAAGCCGCTCGACAATCCCGGCGTGCACCTCTCGGGCACGGTCGGCGCAAACTATGGCGACATGGCCGAAGAATGGTCACCGGAATTCTCGCTGCTCGGCTCGGCCACGGTCGATACCGAAGGCGGTTCGCTGGGCTTCCAGCTCGGCTATGCGAAGTCGGAACTGGTCAGCCGGACCGATGCCTCGCAGCTGACTGACCCGTGTTATCGCGCCGACACGCTCGATGGCCCCTGCCTTCGCGTGCGTTCGGTCGGTTCGGGCGGCTTCGGCGACCCGACCGGCTTCGATGAAACCAACTTCCCGCCGGCAGGCACTGTCATCTCGCCCAAGGGTGCGGGTGCCCGCACGACCCGGCTTGAGCGCGATCGTGAAGCCTGGTCGTCGGTCATCCAGTACGAAAGCCCCAATGGCGACTTCCAGGCGACCTTTGAGTGGCTGCGTTCGGATACATCGTTCGAGACCGACGAATATGCCATTCTGGCGCTCGTCAATAACGACGCGTGGTATGCGGTGCCCGCAGCCGGCAGCAACTGGACCTTCGATGAAAACGGCGTTTTCCAGACTGGCACGCTGACCCAGACCCTCGGCGATTCGGGCTTCTCGCCGTGGTTCGGCTTGAACACCGAGCTGTTGCGTTTTGGCCGCCTGACAGAGTCGAAGACCGAAGACTTCTCGTTTGACGTCGATTGGAATGTCACCGATCGCCTGAAGGTCAATTTCGAAGCGCAGCGGATCCAGTCGGACCTCAAGCAGGACGGCGCGATCGGCGTGATGGCGACCTTCTCGGACATTCGCATCGATGCCACCGGAAAGACGCCGCAGGTCGAATTCATCGCCCCTGCTGGTGCGCCAAGCGATCTGTTCAGCAATCCCGATTACACCTATTTCTGGTTCCTGCTTGACTCGCGGGCACGCAACGAAGGGCAGCTCGACAGCCTGCGCTTCGATGCTGAATATGACATCAGCGACGATGGCTTCTTCAAGCGTGCCCGCTTTGGTGCGCGCTGGTCGGATCGTGAACGCGTCACGCGCGACACGAACTTCACCAACTGGGGCTCGCTCGGTGCGCCATGGACCGGCCGCAATGGGCAATGGGGCGCTGCTGGTGGCTTCTTCGGTGGCGGTACTCCCGGTACGTTTACCGGTGGCGGCGCCTATCCGACCGATTTCCCGGATGCTGCGGGCTTGCGTAATCCGTTTGCCGACGGCTTCCAGCGCGGCAAGGCGCCCACGCCGAACGGCATCGGGGGCGGCTGGTTCTTCGGCGGCGATGATCTCATCGGCGAATATCTGGCAGGCACGACAACCCAACAGGGCCAGCAAATCGCAACCTTCAGCTTCCCCAATTTCATCCCGGGACAAACCTGGTCACCGCTGGCAACGGAATTCACCGACGGCCAGATTTCGGATGTGGCGGAAAAGACCAAGGCAGCTTACGCCCGCGTCGATTTCGGCCAGGACTTCGGCAATGGCTGGACGCTCGAAGGCAACTTTGGGGTGCGCTACGTCGAAACCAAGGTGTTCAGCAATGGCGACATCACCTTCCCCGCTCCGAACAACTTCTTCGACGGGGTTGTTCCGGGTCAGGCGGCAGACGGTGTAGTCCAGGTCAACGAACTGAGGTTCTCCTGCGCCAACAATCCCAACCCCGGATCGACGATCGCTTATTGCGGCCTGTCCGATGCACGTCTGGCAGAATTCGCGGCGGCGATAACTGGCAACCGGATTATCGATGATCGCGCGATCAAGTTCGATCACTGGTTGCCTAGCTTCAACGCGAAGCTCGACATCGGCAACGGCATCCTGATCCGCGCGGCTGTGTCCAAGGGCATCTCGCGCCCAGACCTCGCGCTCTTCCGTGCCGGTGGCCAGATCGTTGACAACACCGGCAACCTCCTTGCCGAGGGCACTCTGGCAGACGGGCCGCTGTTCCAGATTTCCACCGGCAACCGCAACATTCAGGCGACCTCATCCTGGAATTACGACCTGTCGGCAGAATGGTACTTCGACGATGTCGGCTCGCTGACGGTTTCCGGCTTCGTCAAGGACATCAAGGGCATCGTTTCCAGCGGCGTCAATGTGGTCGAATATTCGAGCGGCAACGCCGAAGTTCCGATCCGCGTGAATGGTCCGAGCAATGAAATCAGCGGTACGCTGAAGGGTGTCGAAATCGCCTATCAGCAAACCTATGACTTCCTGCCCGGCCTGCTCAGCGGCCTAGGTTCGCAACTCACCTATACCTATGTCGATGCGGGCGACTTCACCAACCCTGACCTGATCGGCAACCGTGGCACCTTCGCCTCGATCCAGCCGCTTCAGGGCGTCTCCAAGCACACCGTCAATGCGACTGTGTTCTACGAGAAGGGCCCGCTGGCAATGCGCGCCGCCTATAATTGGCGCTCGGCCTTCCTGGTCACTCCGCGCGATGACATCTTCCCGTTCTCGCCGATCTGGCTGGAAGCAACCGGTCAGCTTGACGCGTCGATCTTCTATGCGGTGACTGACAACATCAAGCTGGGTGTGCAGGGCGTGAACCTCCTCGACGAGGTGACTCGCACCACCCAGGTCGTCGACTTTGACGGAACGCGGATCACCCGCTCGGCCTTCCGCAACGACCGTCGTTACAGCTTCATCGCCCGCTTCGACTTCTGA
- a CDS encoding LacI family DNA-binding transcriptional regulator, producing MARRRQAVTIRHVADDAGVSLQTVSRVINNEPNVRPAMKDRVQASIDKLGYVPSIAAQRMSGSRSYLILALNDRERTIADWQSRQGTDWVDQMLLGGMLKCAEHGYRMIFELVDTHNDHVEREVKAAIAALQPDGVILTPPHSDNPLITELLEEANIPFARIGSREPGAGVPIVMGDEGAARAATERLIAMGHRRIGFIAGPSEYQVAQWRIDGWRKAMEAARLPTSGLCERGDFGFESGLAAAAKLLDLEARPTAIIASSDQMATAALEVARERGLRIPEQLSLISFDNTPIVRFTEPPLAAIDQPIAATISRAVELLIGAAGGESLPTGPIDVPAGFVERGSIGPAGGANDD from the coding sequence ATGGCAAGGCGGCGCCAGGCTGTCACAATCAGGCATGTAGCGGACGATGCGGGGGTTTCCCTGCAAACCGTCAGCCGTGTCATCAACAATGAACCGAACGTGCGCCCGGCGATGAAGGACAGGGTCCAGGCTTCGATCGACAAGCTGGGGTATGTCCCGTCGATTGCCGCGCAACGGATGAGTGGATCGCGCTCATACCTGATCCTCGCGCTCAACGACCGGGAGCGCACCATCGCCGACTGGCAGTCGCGCCAGGGCACCGACTGGGTCGACCAGATGTTGCTGGGCGGCATGCTCAAATGCGCCGAACATGGCTATCGCATGATCTTCGAACTGGTCGATACGCATAACGACCATGTCGAGCGCGAAGTTAAGGCCGCCATTGCCGCATTGCAGCCGGATGGCGTGATCCTGACCCCGCCGCATTCGGACAATCCGCTGATCACCGAACTGCTGGAAGAAGCGAATATACCCTTCGCCCGGATCGGATCGCGCGAGCCCGGCGCAGGTGTACCGATCGTCATGGGCGATGAAGGGGCCGCCCGTGCGGCTACCGAGCGGCTGATTGCAATGGGGCATCGGCGGATCGGCTTTATCGCCGGGCCAAGCGAGTACCAGGTTGCGCAATGGCGGATCGATGGCTGGCGCAAGGCCATGGAGGCTGCCAGATTGCCAACATCCGGGCTGTGCGAGCGCGGCGACTTCGGCTTCGAAAGCGGCCTGGCCGCCGCCGCCAAGCTGCTAGATCTTGAAGCGCGCCCGACCGCGATCATTGCCTCGAGCGACCAGATGGCCACCGCCGCACTCGAGGTGGCTCGCGAGCGCGGCTTGCGCATTCCGGAACAGCTTTCGCTGATCAGCTTCGACAATACGCCGATCGTGCGGTTCACCGAGCCGCCGCTGGCGGCGATCGACCAGCCGATTGCAGCTACCATCTCGCGCGCAGTCGAACTGCTGATCGGTGCCGCCGGCGGCGAGAGCCTGCCAACCGGACCGATCGATGTGCCAGCCGGCTTTGTCGAGCGCGGCTCGATTGGCCCGGCCGGCGGCGCGAATGACGACTGA
- a CDS encoding MFS transporter gives MTTDAAPAPRQPLWLLLLLALGVAGGAVAYVPFLTVLLPTRIAELTGSDDVAALSYATFAGAIVASLANIGFGWLSDRRGGRPVWIALGLVLSCCLLVAIRFTATVTELIIVIMAWQLCLNMMLGPLAAWAGDCVPDEQKGLLGGLFAFAPALGALASAFVTAPGLAGRDTQLTLVALLVLAMVAPVLIFGRGRELPHLIKPTATSATPNRLPWMSDPAVTRMWFARLLVQIAEAALFAFLLFWLRSLSPGYGENDAARIFSLVLTIAVPLALVAGRWSDRVQRPILPLAICAGLSAAGLVLMAAAAEIAAAIGGYLLFGIASVIFLSLHSSQTLRVLPRPQDRGRDLGLFNLTNTVPSMIIPWLTLSLVPSFGFGGLFWLLAALCAAACALVATLVRPIAQKA, from the coding sequence ATGACGACTGACGCGGCGCCAGCCCCGCGCCAGCCCTTGTGGCTCCTGTTGTTGCTGGCGCTCGGTGTCGCGGGTGGCGCAGTTGCCTATGTCCCCTTCCTCACTGTCCTGCTGCCGACGCGCATCGCGGAACTGACCGGCAGCGATGACGTTGCCGCACTATCCTATGCCACTTTTGCCGGCGCGATTGTCGCCAGCCTGGCAAACATCGGCTTCGGATGGTTGAGCGACCGCCGAGGCGGGAGACCGGTGTGGATCGCGCTGGGCCTCGTCCTTTCCTGCTGCTTGCTGGTTGCCATTCGCTTCACCGCGACGGTTACTGAACTCATCATTGTCATCATGGCCTGGCAGCTCTGCCTCAACATGATGCTCGGCCCGCTTGCCGCTTGGGCCGGTGACTGTGTTCCGGACGAGCAAAAGGGGTTGCTGGGCGGCTTGTTCGCCTTCGCCCCGGCGCTTGGCGCGCTTGCGTCGGCCTTCGTAACGGCGCCGGGCCTTGCCGGACGCGATACCCAGCTGACATTGGTTGCGCTGCTGGTGCTGGCCATGGTTGCGCCGGTGTTGATCTTCGGACGGGGGCGAGAGCTGCCGCACCTGATCAAGCCAACGGCGACCTCCGCGACGCCTAACCGCCTGCCCTGGATGTCGGACCCGGCAGTGACCCGGATGTGGTTCGCCCGCCTGTTGGTGCAGATTGCCGAAGCGGCGCTGTTTGCCTTCCTGCTGTTCTGGCTGCGTTCGCTTTCGCCCGGTTATGGCGAGAACGATGCGGCACGGATATTCAGCCTGGTGTTGACGATTGCCGTGCCGCTGGCGCTGGTCGCCGGGCGCTGGTCGGACCGGGTTCAGCGACCGATCCTGCCGCTGGCGATTTGCGCCGGCCTCTCCGCGGCCGGGCTGGTGCTGATGGCTGCAGCTGCGGAAATCGCGGCGGCGATCGGGGGCTATCTCCTTTTCGGGATCGCTTCGGTGATCTTCCTTTCGCTCCATTCCAGCCAGACCCTGCGCGTACTGCCGCGCCCGCAAGACCGCGGTCGCGATCTTGGCCTGTTCAACCTGACCAATACCGTGCCATCGATGATCATTCCCTGGCTGACCCTGTCGCTGGTCCCGAGTTTCGGATTCGGCGGCCTTTTCTGGCTCCTCGCGGCGCTTTGTGCAGCCGCTTGCGCACTGGTCGCGACCCTGGTGCGCCCGATCGCCCAAAAAGCGTGA
- a CDS encoding glycoside hydrolase family 3 protein, which yields MWGTDAVHGHTNVIGATIFPHNIGLGATHDADLVRRIGHATAIEIEATGIDWNFSPTVAVAQDDRWGRTYESYSEDPQLVAELGAALVEGLQGAKGDADHLGNGRVIATAKHFFGDGGTTLGIDTGDVHGDIEELKKIHAVPYPVAIAAGAQVVMASFNSINGEKMHGYEAMLTGYLRDEMGFDGLVVGDWNGHGQVRGCTVSNCPQSLKAGLDIYMVPDDWKALLENLVAQVEDGTIPMATLDRAVTRVLRVKQRAGLLDADVRKPSERGVGGNLALLGSPEHRALAREAVAKSQVILKNSGVLPVKAGAKVLVAGAAADSIAQAAGGWTLTWQGGRELGNEMFPGATSIWSGIEAASRASGGEAMLSPDGSFTEKPDVAIVVFGEDAYAEFYGDRKNTVFRDAEGLDLLKQFKAKGVPTVAVFLSGRPLWVNRELNAADAFVASWLPGGEGAGVADVLFGQHEASGRLSFSWPAACNGHPVNGPEGALFGRGYGLATGQVGGMATLSEVCDFLVEAPASDWFATGRLSPGITATAGGAALPNLRGEANGIAAKGLDRTRQEDARAITFAPGASLTLTGDGKAKGAFVVQYDLAASPTAPVTIKVGDTVLDVTANFAVSGGKGWREMVLTGACVPEDANSLTITSDGPIALSVSGVARSQLPQGTDCSF from the coding sequence ATGTGGGGGACCGACGCGGTCCATGGCCACACCAATGTGATCGGCGCGACCATCTTCCCGCACAACATCGGGTTGGGCGCAACACATGACGCCGACCTGGTCCGCCGGATCGGCCATGCAACCGCGATCGAGATCGAAGCGACCGGCATCGACTGGAACTTCTCCCCCACTGTCGCGGTGGCTCAGGATGATCGCTGGGGCCGGACCTACGAGAGCTATTCGGAAGACCCGCAGCTGGTGGCCGAACTCGGCGCTGCGCTGGTCGAAGGCCTGCAGGGCGCCAAGGGTGATGCAGACCATCTCGGCAACGGGCGGGTGATTGCCACGGCCAAGCATTTCTTCGGCGATGGCGGCACCACGCTTGGCATCGACACGGGCGATGTCCACGGCGACATCGAAGAACTGAAGAAGATTCATGCCGTGCCCTATCCCGTTGCGATTGCCGCCGGGGCGCAGGTGGTGATGGCCAGCTTCAACTCGATCAATGGCGAGAAGATGCACGGCTACGAAGCCATGCTGACCGGCTATTTGCGCGATGAAATGGGCTTCGACGGGCTGGTCGTGGGCGACTGGAACGGTCACGGCCAGGTGCGTGGCTGCACGGTTTCCAACTGCCCCCAGTCGCTCAAGGCCGGGCTCGACATCTACATGGTCCCCGACGACTGGAAAGCGCTGCTGGAAAATCTCGTCGCGCAGGTCGAGGACGGCACCATTCCGATGGCGACTCTGGACCGCGCGGTTACCCGCGTGCTGCGGGTGAAGCAGCGCGCCGGCCTGCTCGATGCGGATGTGCGCAAACCGTCCGAACGCGGTGTCGGCGGCAACCTTGCCTTGCTCGGTTCGCCCGAACATCGCGCGCTGGCACGCGAAGCGGTGGCAAAGTCGCAGGTGATCCTGAAGAACAGCGGCGTCCTGCCGGTCAAGGCCGGCGCCAAGGTGCTGGTCGCGGGCGCGGCGGCTGACAGCATCGCGCAGGCGGCCGGCGGCTGGACGCTGACCTGGCAGGGCGGGCGCGAACTGGGCAACGAAATGTTTCCGGGCGCGACCTCGATCTGGTCCGGCATCGAAGCCGCTTCCAGGGCCAGTGGCGGCGAGGCCATGCTTTCGCCCGATGGCAGCTTCACCGAAAAGCCCGATGTTGCGATCGTGGTGTTCGGAGAGGATGCCTATGCCGAATTCTACGGCGACCGGAAGAACACCGTGTTCCGCGATGCCGAGGGGCTGGACCTGCTCAAGCAGTTCAAGGCGAAGGGCGTGCCGACGGTTGCCGTGTTCCTCTCCGGCCGCCCGCTGTGGGTGAACCGCGAGCTCAACGCCGCTGACGCTTTCGTTGCCAGCTGGCTGCCCGGCGGCGAAGGCGCGGGCGTGGCCGATGTGCTGTTTGGCCAGCACGAGGCAAGCGGGCGGTTGTCATTCAGCTGGCCCGCCGCGTGCAACGGCCATCCGGTCAACGGCCCTGAAGGGGCGTTGTTTGGGCGGGGATATGGCCTTGCCACTGGCCAGGTCGGCGGCATGGCGACGCTCAGCGAGGTGTGCGACTTCCTCGTCGAAGCCCCGGCGAGCGACTGGTTCGCCACAGGCCGTCTCTCTCCGGGCATTACCGCCACCGCCGGTGGCGCCGCGCTGCCGAACCTGCGCGGTGAAGCGAACGGGATCGCGGCCAAGGGACTCGACCGGACGCGGCAGGAAGATGCCCGCGCGATCACTTTCGCCCCCGGCGCTTCGCTGACCCTGACAGGCGACGGCAAGGCCAAGGGCGCGTTCGTTGTGCAATACGATCTCGCCGCCAGCCCGACAGCGCCGGTCACGATCAAGGTCGGCGACACCGTGCTCGACGTAACGGCGAACTTCGCGGTCAGCGGCGGCAAGGGCTGGCGCGAAATGGTGCTGACCGGCGCCTGCGTGCCCGAAGACGCCAATAGCCTGACGATCACATCCGACGGGCCGATCGCGCTGAGCGTGTCGGGCGTTGCCCGCTCGCAGTTGCCGCAAGGGACGGATTGCTCGTTCTGA